DNA sequence from the Trypanosoma brucei gambiense DAL972 chromosome 9, complete sequence genome:
AAAGCAATGTGAAAAGTTATTTATGAAGCATTTCTGTTCTCCAAATCACCCTCTCAATTCCCACATCTCAGTAGCGTCCGTTTGCGTTCTTTCAACTGGGAGGTGatgacaaaaaataaaaaaaaactcagagagggaaagaggaagagaacaCACTAGGAAAATTCAtagcaataaaaaaaaaaacgtttctGTTAGAGGTGCTTAAAATACCtccaaaagaaataaaaaacagagaTCCGAAAAAGTGGTGCAGTTCCCCACGCCCTGATCCATGTTCCACCACCCGCACGTTGGTGCTTGTCGTTAAACGACTCTCGGTGAAGGCACACCCTATTCCTCAACGTAGCTCGcaccaaaaaaacaaaaaaatgcatTTATGCGTCGTGcaacttttccttctccccttccctcaaTTTCGCCCAGTACTTCGTACCCTTTTTATATCTTCGTCCCCCTCAATCATCCTTCCAACCTCATTTCCTccttgcatatatatatatatatatatatatacacgtattcttcctcctcctcctctccatcACGCGTTGTTTGAGAAAATAACCTTCACTCACTCCTacatatctttctttttttcttcacccttGTCAATCCTTCATACCCTTACACCATGCACAACTAGCACGCACAATCGCTTTTCTTTGTACTAGGCCTTTGTTGGCCCAATCTGATGGATTGCGGCAACGCCACCCCCTCTTCCGCAGTAGCTTTCTTTGCTAGCGCAGCTTTACTTACCGTTAAGAACGCCTCTTCCACGCCCACATTTGCCTTTGCTGATGCTTCAAAGTATTGAATGGATCCCATCGTTTCCTCCCCAGCAGCTGCACCTAAAGACGCATCACCaccttccccattttttagTGACTCACACCAGGCTTCTGCCGTGCGACTGGTCACCTGCCGGCGCTCCGTCAGGTCCGATTTGTTGCCAATCAGCACACATTCCCGCTGGCCCGCTTGAGCGCGAAACTCTTCCAACCACGAATTAATGTGAGAAAAGGATTCCGAATCGGTAAGGTCAAACACAAGAACACATGCGTCAGCTCCACGATAAAAGGCAGAGCCAAGTGACTGGAAACGCTCCTGCCCAGCTGTGTCCCATATTTGCAATGTGACAAGTTTGCCATCGATCTCCACATCCCTCGTGAGAAAATCTGCACCTATCGTCGCCTTGTACCGGTTGTCAAAGTTTTTATTCACATATTGATGCACCAACGCAGTCTTTCCGACACCGCTATCCCCAAGAATAATTATCTTCAGCAACTGTCGGTTTGGAgccatctttcttttcccccctccttccttccctttttttgctgttgttattattcttGTTTCCTTCGGTTCCTTCAATTCAATGTTTCCGCACCCTCCTCCCTAAATTCACCCGTAGACCCAACGCTCCGGCACAAACGTAAGAGGCACTTGCACTATACCTTTccctttaaaagaaaaaaaaatctgtagTTTGCGGTGTTTAAATCCCTAAAAGTTGCGTTTCCaataatatttgtattttcttttcttcctctgtgTTGTTTCTGCACCTTCCCTTTGGTGCAACTCACCTTGTCACCttttcaatatatatatatatatatatatgtgtgtgtgtacgtgtatatgtgtttttgcttttttttccttttttttttgtgtttctcaCCAGCACTTGGGTGATTTTGCTTCAATATGGGGCTAACGTCAAAGTAGTTTAAAGGCACGAGGGCAATTCAACAACGTACACCACACGAAAGTGATACCAAAAGGTGGGGAAAAGCGTTGATACAAAAccacaagaaataaataaagcaaaacaagaagaatgagatggaggaaaataataataataacaatagtaataacaatagtagtaataataatagtatatATGGATTGCGTAAAGAAGAGAATTGGAACAaatcaaataaaagaaagggcGACGACAGCAGGTAGTCTCTGCCACCTTCCCTCTCACTTACatgaaaacacacacacaaacacacacatgcatacgCATATAAGCGCAACCACCAAcggcagaagcagcagcagcagaagtaTAATTAATGTGCTGGTGTggtggaagaaagaaagaaagaaagaaaaactacATTAGTAGTCGATTCGAGTGGTGAGAAAACAGAAGTTTAGCCACAAAAAAATCCCCGTGAGGGGTGTCCCGCAGGTTACAGCCACGGtcataatagtaataataataagtcTTGTCACTGTCTtgtgcacatgcacacatgGATGCACATTCACGCATCACCGCATAAACGTGTAAATATAcctaaatacaaatacacgtACCTCTGGCTACGAGGACAGGGAGTACGCGACAAAACCAGAatgataataaagaaaaacacacacacacacacattcaaagaaaatgacaaataTAAAGACAAAAACAGAGAGAGAAGAAGTAGCCAAATGAATCGGGTGGCGACGGAGTGAAGAGGCAGTATGGCAATTTTCATattactttttcattttttttaccttaACTCCCTTGTAGTCTTCTATGCTATCACTGTCaaccttcttttatttgctttttttatttgttttctttacttcttgtttatttctttattactttctttctttatattGCATTGCCTCACTCGCAATTTGAGGATAGACAGATAGAGATAGAgataaagagaaggaaaggaaaggaaagaaggagagaaacaaaaatgtttaCACTTTCCTGAAACCTCTTATGCGTCACCCCTCTTACTTAACTTGGCAAACAAATATTTGCAGTTAATGTTCTATTTTATTCACACGTTGAACTTACACATTTTGCTCCATCATCCCAACACACGCCCCACccctttctcctcctcctcctcctcctccaatcTGAAGTCACTTAATTaactaaaaataaaaaaaaaaaagtagcacCAACCAAACGCTAATTTCTtctatctctctttttttattattattattcttttcttttaccatcctttttcttttttccttcttccttctttttatcttgaATTTTCAATTTCATATAAAAGCTCGGTAGTCGTTTGCTCGTCCCACCGGCGCCAGAGCACTATTATCCCCACCGGAAGCAAAccaatcaaaacaaaacaatttaaaagaaaaaaaaagactcgGGTTAAACGAAGgaatcaaataaaaaaaaacaataaaatcagcggcagaagaaaaataataacagtaatgacaataacaacagcagttataacaataatataaacaaaaaggaaatgatgagAAAGTTTGGAAGCATCATACCCACACGCAAATATACCGGCGTTGCTtcagagagaggaaaaaaaaaaagaaagaaacagtaaggaagagaagaaataaacATGAGTGTACCGCGTCACGAAAACCGAAGCCGAGGAATttacgaaacaaaaaaaaaaggaaaaaaggaaaaaaaaaattgtctaTTTGCACGCACAAATACCccttatatataaatatataaacacacaaatttatatatttatattcacccggaacaacagcaaccacGCTATccgcgtaaaaaaaaaatgtgttaaAAGATCAGGAAACAGCAccgaagggagaaaaagaagaagggaaagaaggtaaaaaaaaaacacataaacataaacacaaaaaaattaagggtagggaaaaaaaaagcaagaggaagaagagacgGCAACCGATTGTGAGGTGCCACAAATATGACAACGCGAACGcggggcaaaaaaaaaaaagaaacataaaaATACATTATGATAACAAAATACTTAGATATGTATTTTGTTACACTTATTACTTCATGCGCAATGCCGAACCCAAATTTAACGGGGATGCAAATCCCGCCAACATTCCGTATTGGAGGATtaccgaagggaaaaaaaaatcacaaaaaaccaaacgaacaaaaaaaagaaaaagagagagaaagagtagaacaaaacaaaagactaCACGCCcgtatatatctatatatctatatatacatCCGTgcatttatatatatctatatacttttatatatttttttaaaaaaaacaaaaaaaaaccacatTACACAATTAAAATTAAGCTATAAATCGCTCCTTCGCCGCGCgactttccttccccctccccacccAAATTTGTTTCCCCCGCCTCTTCGAAACCGCACACCACAGGGGgaaaagtttaaaaaaaaagggaagaaatccAAAATAATCACAAGAAGGAAATCATCACATCGTCcctgcttttcttctcccacgtcaacatcaccaccactacGTATAAAATTGAGAGGCACCAGAAAAATAATGCCCAGAACCCAACTGGCgctcaaacacaaataacagCGGCTTTTATAATttcactctctttttttttctttcttccttcctccccAAGTCATTCCATCAagaattaaagaaaaaaacataaccttctttcctctttttggtCTTCCTCACCCACACCGGTTTTATAATTCACACACTGACATTATAAAATCATTTCCATACACGGACGCCACACGTCCAGTTGgtgcaaataataataataccaCTCTCACGCACCTCCTTCCTCAtcccaaaacaacaaaaaacaaaaacaacttaaagaaaaagaaaaagaaaaaaaaggagaaacaagTAGACAAGAGTTGCTAATCAGCAATGGAAATAGCTTTGAAAATCAAAAGAATGGATGGGCAaattaaagaagaaagaaaaggagactTGTAAATAACACCAAGCGtaccccccccacacacacacccatcCCCACAAATTAGCGTGGAACGCTCCCTCACAATCATcaaaataagggaaaacaGAGTAAATTGAAAgtatgaaagaaagaaaaaagaaaagaaaaatgaataaaactACAATAGAACGAAAAGAACTCAAAGCGATACAAACATCTACGGCAACGCGAGACATGACTGGAGTGGAAACAGCAGCGGGATTGTCATTCTACGTTAACCTCCTCTCCTGTCTCGAATTTATAACAGCACCGCAAGTCAAAGCCATGCATACACACACCTAAAACCCACGGAACTCCAATTGTTGTGATGGTGCTAACGGGGGCAACCGCTTATCCCCACTCTCGGGATACGACTCAAAGTTACTTGTGTCGCCGGGGCTCTTCACTTTTACAGGAATGGGAGCGTGATAATGACGTCCATAGAGTTTCTCCCAATTCGCACCACGGAAGAATGGGTGATTCTTCACATCAGCTACGCCATCCTTCAGCGTGCCCAACCGTTTCGTGTGATCCGTTTGCAATAAACCCTTTACGAGATCCCGAGCACGGGAGTCAAACCAATTGGGGAATTTGAACCGGCCCGCAAGAATCTTTTCATACGTCCGAATTGGGGTTTcatcaaaaaagggaggatggCCAGCTATGAATTCATACAGCAAAACACCCATCGTCCACCAATCCACAGCCTTCCCATGTCCTTTGCTCTGAATTACCTCAGGTGCAAGATACTCAGGTGTCCCACATAACGTATAGGTACGATCCGTCACCTTCTTAGCAAAACCAAAATCAGTCACCTTGACGTGTCCCTTCCCATCAAGTAGCAGATTCTCAGGTTTCAAGTCACGGTAGATAATGTCCTTCGAGTGTAAATATTCAAAAGCCAACACAAGCTCCGCATGATAGAACTTCGCTACGTCATTCGGGAAACGGCCTGCGGAACGAAGGTGAGTAAATACCTCACCACCTACCACAAATTCTAGAACAAAGTAGACGCGGTTCTCATCCTGGAAGGAACACATCATGTTCACAATGAAGGGGTGTGACAACTCCATTAGAATTTGCTTCTCTTGGTTCAGGTGTTGTACCTGCTTCATCTTTAGTATCTCACGCTTCTTTAGACATTTTATTGCATAATACTCCCCCCTGCTCTTCAGTTTTGCAATGCGCACGCGACCAAACGAGCCGGTCCCTAGCGTGTCACCCATTTCAAAGTCACTCAGCTTCCATCCCGATGTGTCAGGTTTGGTAAACACATACGTTTGCGGTTCCGTCGACGTGGCTACAGGCATCCGCACTACCAGTACCTGCTCAAGCTCTgtcaaaaaagaataatgtataaataaatgtagACTTACGTATGCAACAAAGTagcttatttttgtggagaaaacaaaaacggaaaGAGGAGTAAAGGGTTCTTCGACAGTAttcaaaatataaaaaagtaacaccaacagcataagaaggaaaggcaAAAGGGAGAACAAGAGTGCGCCCGTGACCTCCCTCCGATATTCATTGAAATTCTGTAACAATGTAAAAATTTGGGAGGTGTTTCCCCTTTAAACGACAAGCCGACCCCTCCACCACCGAGAGGGGGAAGAGATGAAGAATTATGCACCAACTATGTAATATATTGCCTTTTACGCCATATTACCTTTAAGATAGCTGTAGAACCCCATTGTTAAAGCAGCGTTGGGCGCAGCAAATGTCACTCTGATCGGTAAGCCCTTCCACAGCGCACATACACCCTCGCTCTTAACAATAGCACACAATCCATCTAATAACCCCTTGTAACGGAAAGGAAATCCGTAAACGGCAGTTGGCTTTCCACTGACGGAGAGAACTGCCCGCTGTACCTGCAAGCGTGTCTTCACTAATTCCAGAGGGTTTGTTACGACGCAGGCGACAATATTCCCCATACCTCCTGCAcagagtgaagaagaaaatgttcCTAATGACATGTGCTCGCTGAGAACATTCTCAAAAACTTCGTAGCAACCAAAGTATACTGCCGAGTAGGGTCCGAAGGATGCCAATGTTGACCAATAACCCTTATATAAACCTCGCACACCTTCGTAGCGAGCGACAGTGCGGATGGCGTCCCAGTTGCCTTTGTATCGCCCTTCTACAAACGACGACTGCGCCTGCAGCCGTTCCTTCGTTACGTCAATAGGAACCCAAAAGATACAACTGACCGACTCGGCAAAGAGTCCACAAATAAGATGAATAAATGAAGAAGGTATGGTGctaagaaaggaagaagaatggCTTGCACTCACATATCCCTGAAGGAAATCTCGAGACCACGTGTATGTTGTTAGATACAGTGCAGTTCCCGGTGCAGAGCCAACAATCGCTACGCCCGCACCACGGTAGAAGGCACATGGCCCTTCACGCCTCCAAATAGAACTCAGGACATGCCGCAGTGATCCCTTCGAATTTACATGAAGGGAACTGCTGCTATCCCCAAAGAAACCCGTGAAGGTCACAGTTTTAGCCGTATCGAGAGGATGACAAACCGCTCGGGCCATCACGCCAGCAAGAGCGGAGCATATTACATCCATACTTGTGGCCTCTCCTAATGTGCCCTATTGCCTTGTagtttcctctcttccttccttctttctatTTGCGAGATGTCTGAAAAGggggacaaaaaacaaagaaaattttaaaaaattatgaaagaggcaataaaaataataacaacactaGTTATAGTAACAacgatagtaataatagcaaCAATGATTATATAAGGGACAGAGGACCGCCAACACTCACTTATTCCTGCCTCCCACAAACAACTAAGCGGATGgaacgaagaagaagaagagttaACCCATCGAATGACAGATGAGAGACAAAATTGTCCACCCCTTTGTACGCAGAAGAGAGTGCGGGCACTTgatgaaataaatgaaaaataacaagaaaTGAAGAACAACAATTCACCCATCCATCCCGACTTGAGgccttcattttatttaacCCACCGCCGTTGAGTTCATAAATATAGGGATACCCGgtaaaaagaagtaaaacggaagcaagaaggggaaaccctccctttcattccttccttcttgtttcttgttAGTCctattcccttttcttttattttttttaattttcctttacaTTGTGCTGGATTGAAttaggaagaaggaaagggaagggaaaggaaggggaaggaagaacaTAAATTGTTGTGGCACTTTAAGCCACTCTGTTTAGTTTGCAGCCCCAACATCCTCTGTCCCTTTGTAAACTCCCCACtacgcacaaacacagaaTCAACtcgacaccaacaacaaaacactcaaaaaaaaaaaaatacaaaaaaaaggcaagacCAGCGCCCCGAGTGCCTCACCCCcttttgcgtgtgtttgcgtgtgcgtttttttttcttttttgtttttcccgtttctctttcttttttttttttcctgtgtgtgtgtgtgtgtgtgtgtgtgtgtttctttttttgctgttgttttttggctccccctccctctccccagaagaaaaaagaaaaagaagaagatgttGACTCATCACATCGATTAATTCGGCGTTTTACCCTCCTTTACTACCTTTTTCACTTTGGATATCGCCCCAACTGAAATCAATTCTCTCAAcggagagaaaaacaaaaacaaaaaaaacaaaaaaattcccTACCGCACGCACGCCTTTCCTCCGCTTTACCGCGGTCGCAAAGTtacacaaaacacaacaaatggaacaaaacaaaaaaaaaagtaaccgCCTCCTCATATATCCCTTAAGGAGAAGTACGAAGGCATGAAGTGAATAGTTGGGAAGGAGGGTAGGGGAAATAGAgtgagaaaaagtaaaatgaaaaaaaaaattaagaaagcTAAGACCAATGGAAAAgcagtaacaaaaagaaagaaaaaaaaagagagagaaaaaagagagagagagaaggctCCCAACCCCTTCTAAATGCCGGCCGGTGCAAATGcacatgaaaaagaaaaagaaagtcatAATGAACAGTTGCAGTTGAATGAGCAGCGccaagaaaatgaatgaagtaAATGCATCACACgcgcacaaatatataaattaatTAATATATGTTCAAATAGCAGCATGCCTCACAATTGCCTTCGGAGCCGCCTTcaggaaaagggggagaatggaagaaaaagaaattaaaaacaaaggcGGGGAAAACaatcaaataaaatagaagaaaaaaaagaagaagtaaTATTGTAACAACATGGAGAGCGAAGATAAGagaagatttaaaaaaagaaaaagaaaagagggataaaaaagaagaggaaaaaactgAAGACGGAGAGACGAAAgagaattttttaaaaaaacaaacaaacaaacaaacaaaactgaAATCAATAGAGAAGAAGACCCGCAACGcgtataaaaaagaaaaagaaactttgATGGATGCAAATGCTATCAGCGCGGGGTGCGAATGTAGCGATGACTACTCATTGTCGTGGCGGACAGCATCGCAACCTCTGCTGCTTCAGTTTGTTTGActaatagaagaaaagatgaaaagatagatttttttttaaaaaaaaaaaagaaacactgcggtgaaaaagaagtcaTTAATATGGAGGCAATCACATCTCCACCTTCCGATCCTTAGGTTTCtgttcacacacacacacacacacatgcgccCCAAAATTGAAATAACAGTTTGGACGAAGGGGATGTGAaacataatgaaaaaaaaaaaaagaaacgtacAAAAAACGTATAATTTTCTGCGGGATCACAATATTACGTTCTTTCagtcttttgtcttttttcttttagctcagctattttttttttcttccttaaaaactctctttcttcctttttttttttattcctgaTGCTTAATGCttctttatttatgtatCTGTCACGTATCTGTCTCTTGATATTTATAAATTCTTTAGCATTTGAAAGCATTTGTTAGGAGCCCATCGTCCACATTGGCAACATCCCGCGCCATCCTTCACGCAGCAAACTGAcagatatataaataaatacaagtaaataaataaacgcatatgtaaatataaatattgaTATGTATCCGCCAGCACTATTTAGTAACCGTGTCTGTGTTCATGCTACCAACAATAAACGCCCGTACACACGCCTCAACATCATTCCGCCAAGgcgatgaaaagaaaaacaataataaaagtagaattggaaggagaaaaaacaaacaaacaaacaaacaaacaaaaagaaagaaagaacagaCAGAAAGgtaaaaggtaaaagaagaGCAGCACAACGTTCTATCCGAGTAACGCCAACTTGTACATTTATGTATCTCCCATTGGTATCACTCAACAGCGACCATCGCGCAtggaaaaggggagaaagtAGTGAAGGAATGAGagagatttcttttttttaaaaaaaaaggaggggaaaagaacgAACTGCTAGTAAAATACCCCGcagtgcagcagcaacgaaaTCAGATCTGaaacaaactaaaagagGCATacgtgaaaaagaaaaagtaactcGTTGCATAAACGAATCGTTCGTCCTGCTCCCCTCACCGCAATTTTtctcgcaaaaaaaaaaaagttgaatcCCAcgcgtattttttttttattgtataACTCTATAAAGGTAGATACAGTTATAAATGGGtagttgctttctttttctcttttttgctttctcttcctcatccttccCCACACACCACGTCCCTCTCCCCACATCTCCTGTTTTAAACTTGAATGAGCGACTACGGTGTTATCACATGAAACAAGCAGCTCCTCATTATTAACGATAGCGCTGAcagaaaatatttaaaacGAACATGAGGCCGCTACTCCCTCaagttacaaaaaaaatcaaaaactcACCTTTAAATAGCGAGTTATAAAGACCCAGCCACCAAAGCATACGTGTGCACGCAAACCTGTGTGCAACAGACCCCTTCATTGACAGGATTTACCTGTTGAATGGTTCAAACCCACAGCCACCGATTTGCCATAGAATCTCAAAGTTTTCTCCATCTCTCCATTTTGCAAACTAGCGGCGCTGGTTGGGCTGCTtcgcctgctgctgttgtgcgAAAAGCACTTGTGTGCCGGGAGGAAAACCTGTGGCACCCACAGTGTATGGTGCCGTACCATCCGCGGGCCGGTAAAACATCATCGGTTGCTGAGCCTGACTAGGCACAAAACCTGCAACATAATGGCCGGGCATGGCCGGCTGCGCGTAATACGGTGCTCCTTGAGCGCCACTCACAATTATTGGAACGGGTTGAGGGACACCAGTTTGACGGTGCTGCGGCTGCGGTGGAGCTTGCACCagtttttgcatttgttgtGGTGCAACCTTCTGAACGGGAACCCCCCACGGCATTTGGACAGGCTGTTGCTGCGgccgttgttgctgtgggACATGTGCAGGTAGTTGGGTTGTCGACATTTGTGGCGGCGTCATATGGCCGGAAACCGAAAGTAACGGTGGGGCCCCTGTGACGGGTACAGCACTTCCTGGCATTTGAGACATTACCGCTGCCTGCGGCTGAGTCTGTGGGCGACCCAAACTTTGCTTCACCTGCATGAGTAACTGCTGCTCCAGGGCTGTTGCCTCAATAGGTTTACTTTCCACCTCCGGTTGCCTGCTCACCTTCTGCTCGCTAATGAGTCTCTGCTCCAAATCGTGAGCGTTCCACGTGCGGGGTTGGTTTGACGCCGATGTCTCGGTGGGTTGTGTAGCTGGCGCACGGGCACTCGTAGCAGCACCCGCTTCCACCGAAGGCGCTGCGGGTACCGAGTGCAAAACTGCTGGTTGCATCGATGGCTGTGTTGGCACCGCGCCCGCATGCTGGGTCGGTGCTGTCGACGGAACACCTAAGGACAGACTACCGGTCAAAAGTGAATTCATACCTACATTGGCGGAAGGATTCTTACGTTCATGCGCCACATCAACGCCGGTGGGCTTCGAAGCTTCCACGTTGTTCCACACAACGTTACCGCTCGCTGGGACCATGGACGGCAAGGCCCATGGGTCTTTGACCTGATTCAAAGAGGCACTTGTCAGGGGTTCTGATATTGCCTGCACCAGAGGAGCAGAGGTAGGGTTTGTATCCTGGAAACCAGAGTTTGCCCCAGAGAAGAAGCGTGACTTGGCtactttcttccccccctcaCCACCTGGTGCTATGCTAACCATCAACCGTTCTATCTCATCGTCAACCTCTGCCTTTACTTCAGTTctggagggggaagagggaCCCCATTTGTTGGTGTCGTTTTTGCCCTCATCCTTTGAAGAGGCTGCAGCGTCACTCCTTTGCTTCTCCCTCTCCATGGTTTCCTGCAGTGCCTGCTTCTTAATGGCATTCCGCTCCAACTCATACTTGTACCCCTCTTCGAATGCTTCCTGATCCCTGCTTCCCCTCCAAGAACGGGATGGGGGAGCAAAGCGTTCGCTGTTTGTTGCCCGCTTCGATGCTGGCCCAAGCGCTCCATTTTTCGAGTCGGATGACTTTTGACCGGTGGCGTCGTGGCGGGTTCCATCCGGCGAAGAGGACTGCACGGGGCACTCCGTTTCGATTATGCTGAATTTCTGTAGTACCTCCTCGCTCAAGGTGAATTCTTCTGGTCTCGGTGCAAGCGAGAGAAGTTCAGGGCGAGTGTATCGAATTGTAGTTCTCATTGTTAATCCTACCTTGATTCGATCACTAGTTAGTTCTCtgttaatttcttttttcttttttttccttttttggaggggaaattctttttcctttttgtttgcctaAACCCGTTCCCCTATATCGCTATTCAGATACAATGTTATACCACTTCTCTGGGTTTATCACACTGATATTATTAGTAACAGAAATAGGTTCTTCTTATTCCTTTCACCCGCAAAAGATAAATAATCAACCCAGAGGACGTCCCTGATCCTGTCGTGTGGGTCGCCGCTGatcctactttttttttcttctttcacaAAAATTCCCCCTCacctgatttttttttaatatttcaCCTTTTTGTCGGTGAttgattgttgttttttttgttgttgttgttgtattattttttttgcttaatttcttttttctctttcaatttaactttttttttccttttctctttgtttctaTCTTTTTAAcagtaaaaataatgatTTAACAGGAGAGCG
Encoded proteins:
- a CDS encoding GTP-binding protein, putative, which translates into the protein MAPNRQLLKIIILGDSGVGKTALVHQYVNKNFDNRYKATIGADFLTRDVEIDGKLVTLQIWDTAGQERFQSLGSAFYRGADACVLVFDLTDSESFSHINSWLEEFRAQAGQRECVLIGNKSDLTERRQVTSRTAEAWCESLKNGEGGDASLGAAAGEETMGSIQYFEASAKANVGVEEAFLTVSKAALAKKATAEEGVALPQSIRLGQQRPSTKKSDCAC
- a CDS encoding protein kinase A catalytic subunit; protein product: MLLVLLFYILNTVEEPFTPLSVFVFSTKISYFVAYVSLHLFIHYSFLTELEQVLVVRMPVATSTEPQTYVFTKPDTSGWKLSDFEMGDTLGTGSFGRVRIAKLKSRGEYYAIKCLKKREILKMKQVQHLNQEKQILMELSHPFIVNMMCSFQDENRVYFVLEFVVGGEVFTHLRSAGRFPNDVAKFYHAELVLAFEYLHSKDIIYRDLKPENLLLDGKGHVKVTDFGFAKKVTDRTYTLCGTPEYLAPEVIQSKGHGKAVDWWTMGVLLYEFIAGHPPFFDETPIRTYEKILAGRFKFPNWFDSRARDLVKGLLQTDHTKRLGTLKDGVADVKNHPFFRGANWEKLYGRHYHAPIPVKVKSPGDTSNFESYPESGDKRLPPLAPSQQLEFRGF
- a CDS encoding mitochondrial carrier protein, putative, encoding MDVICSALAGVMARAVCHPLDTAKTVTFTGFFGDSSSSLHVNSKGSLRHVLSSIWRREGPCAFYRGAGVAIVGSAPGTALYLTTYTWSRDFLQGYVSASHSSSFLSTIPSSFIHLICGLFAESVSCIFWVPIDVTKERLQAQSSFVEGRYKGNWDAIRTVARYEGVRGLYKGYWSTLASFGPYSAVYFGCYEVFENVLSEHMSLGTFSSSLCAGGMGNIVACVVTNPLELVKTRLQVQRAVLSVSGKPTAVYGFPFRYKGLLDGLCAIVKSEGVCALWKGLPIRVTFAAPNAALTMGFYSYLKGNMA